One Pseudonocardia abyssalis DNA segment encodes these proteins:
- a CDS encoding mycofactocin-coupled SDR family oxidoreductase, producing the protein MGKFDGKVVLITGGARGQGRSHALAFAREGADIAFCDIAAQLDSVPYRMARPEDLDETVTLVEELDRRCVAVRADVRDPGQVQAFVDRARTELGRVDVLLANAGIFSFSTVADMTESVWQEMIDVNLTGVYHAMRAVVPAMIEQGSGRIIATSSMAGKVGMPNIGHYVAAKWGVIGLVKSLAMEVGAHGITVNAICPTSVDTDMIQNSAAYELFLPDTENPTREDAAPAFQAMNAIPVPWIEPVDISNAMLFLASDEARYVTGETLAVAAGMNAGNAA; encoded by the coding sequence ATGGGGAAGTTCGACGGCAAGGTCGTACTGATCACCGGAGGGGCCCGCGGTCAGGGCCGCTCGCACGCACTGGCGTTCGCCCGCGAGGGAGCCGACATCGCGTTCTGCGACATCGCCGCGCAACTGGACTCGGTGCCCTACCGGATGGCGCGGCCCGAGGACCTCGACGAGACCGTCACGCTCGTCGAGGAGCTGGACCGGCGCTGCGTCGCCGTCCGCGCCGACGTGCGCGACCCGGGCCAGGTGCAGGCCTTCGTCGACCGGGCCCGCACCGAGCTCGGCCGCGTCGACGTCCTGCTGGCCAACGCGGGCATCTTCTCCTTCTCCACGGTCGCGGACATGACCGAGTCCGTTTGGCAGGAGATGATCGACGTCAACCTGACCGGCGTGTACCACGCGATGCGGGCCGTGGTGCCCGCGATGATCGAGCAGGGGTCGGGCCGGATCATCGCGACGTCGTCCATGGCGGGCAAGGTCGGCATGCCCAACATCGGCCACTACGTCGCCGCGAAGTGGGGTGTGATCGGCCTGGTGAAGTCGCTGGCGATGGAGGTCGGCGCGCACGGGATCACGGTCAACGCCATCTGCCCGACGAGCGTCGACACCGACATGATCCAGAACAGTGCCGCCTACGAGCTGTTCCTCCCCGACACCGAGAACCCGACGCGCGAGGACGCCGCCCCGGCGTTCCAGGCGATGAACGCGATCCCGGTGCCGTGGATCGAGCCGGTGGACATCTCCAACGCGATGCTGTTCCTCGCCTCCGACGAGGCCCGCTACGTCACCGGCGAGACGCTCGCCGTCGCCGCGGGCATGAACGCCGGCAACGCGGCCTGA